In one Streptomyces marincola genomic region, the following are encoded:
- a CDS encoding serine/threonine-protein kinase, which translates to MAERALLQGRYQLLDLIGRGGMGEVWHARDRALGRRVAVKCLKPLGTRQEEPFLRVLRERFRREARVAAGLQHRGVTVVHDFGESDGVLYLVMEFLDGRNLAELLHERRPAPLPVADVADIAEQVAGALAHTHAQGIVHRDLKPANVMRLPDGTVKICDFGIARLAHDIGLSTKLTGTGMAVGTPHYMSPEQIAGLTVDHRSDLYSFGCVLYEIATGAPPFDLGDPWAILVGHRDTPPEPPRERRPELPEDLQDLILALLAKDPDDRPADTAALARDLAAGLRATTALRVPGPRHPEPLPEWTRGMRAGSRASGSWSLRLPPPDRSAGLTGRWTTGLAPTVVARCTEARTGPAPEYLAVLASRHRAGLSLGRLGRWEEACAVHRAVAAERARALGETHQDTLESQYETAYALARLGRWGQALEGLLHVAAARAALLGPEHPATLDARYESGICLGRLGRRAEALELYTDLVRARTAAQGGDHPETLRARHGRGISLGRLGRWDEALAEAREVWASRARVLGPDHPDTLVSHREIAVALGWLGRWDAALDAYRQVRAARERVLGPGHPDALTSRNDEAHCLEQLGRPGEAVELYRQVATLKDGGAAEV; encoded by the coding sequence ATGGCCGAACGGGCGCTGCTCCAGGGCCGCTACCAGCTGCTCGATCTCATCGGGCGCGGCGGGATGGGCGAGGTCTGGCACGCCCGCGACCGGGCGCTCGGCCGGCGGGTGGCCGTCAAATGCCTGAAACCGCTGGGCACCCGGCAGGAGGAGCCGTTCCTGCGGGTGCTGCGGGAGCGCTTCAGGCGCGAGGCCCGCGTCGCCGCCGGCCTCCAGCACCGCGGGGTCACGGTCGTGCACGACTTCGGGGAGTCCGACGGCGTCCTCTACCTCGTCATGGAGTTCCTCGACGGGCGGAACCTGGCCGAGCTGCTGCACGAACGGCGCCCAGCCCCGCTGCCCGTGGCCGACGTCGCCGACATCGCCGAGCAGGTCGCGGGAGCCCTCGCCCACACGCACGCGCAGGGCATCGTGCACCGGGACCTGAAGCCGGCCAACGTCATGCGCCTGCCCGACGGCACGGTCAAGATCTGCGACTTCGGCATCGCCAGGCTGGCGCACGACATCGGGCTCAGCACCAAGCTCACCGGCACGGGCATGGCCGTGGGCACCCCGCACTACATGTCGCCCGAGCAGATCGCGGGGCTCACCGTCGACCACCGCAGCGACCTGTACTCGTTCGGCTGCGTCCTGTACGAAATCGCCACCGGCGCCCCGCCGTTCGACCTCGGCGACCCGTGGGCCATCCTCGTCGGGCACCGCGACACCCCGCCGGAGCCGCCGCGCGAGCGCAGACCGGAGCTGCCCGAGGACCTCCAGGACCTCATCCTCGCGCTGCTCGCGAAGGACCCGGACGACCGCCCCGCCGACACCGCGGCGCTCGCCCGCGACCTGGCCGCCGGCCTGCGCGCCACGACCGCGCTGCGCGTTCCCGGGCCCAGGCACCCCGAGCCGCTGCCGGAGTGGACCCGCGGCATGCGCGCCGGCTCCCGCGCGTCCGGCTCCTGGTCCCTGCGCCTCCCGCCGCCCGACCGCAGCGCCGGGCTCACCGGCCGGTGGACCACCGGGCTCGCGCCCACCGTCGTGGCGCGGTGCACCGAGGCCCGCACGGGACCCGCCCCCGAGTACCTGGCCGTGCTCGCCAGCAGGCACCGCGCCGGGCTCAGCCTGGGCCGCCTCGGCCGCTGGGAGGAGGCGTGCGCGGTGCACCGCGCGGTCGCCGCCGAACGCGCGCGTGCCCTGGGCGAGACCCACCAGGACACCCTGGAGAGCCAGTACGAGACCGCCTACGCCCTGGCGCGGCTCGGCCGCTGGGGGCAGGCGCTCGAAGGACTGCTGCACGTGGCGGCGGCCCGCGCCGCGCTGCTCGGCCCTGAGCACCCCGCGACCCTGGACGCCCGCTACGAGAGCGGCATCTGCCTGGGGCGGCTCGGCCGCCGGGCCGAGGCACTTGAGCTGTACACCGACCTGGTCCGCGCCAGGACCGCGGCCCAGGGCGGCGACCATCCGGAGACGCTGCGCGCGCGCCACGGCCGCGGCATCAGCCTGGGCCGCCTCGGCCGCTGGGACGAGGCGCTTGCCGAGGCCCGCGAGGTGTGGGCCTCGCGCGCCCGGGTGCTCGGCCCCGACCACCCGGACACCCTGGTCAGCCACCGCGAGATCGCCGTCGCCCTGGGGTGGCTCGGCCGCTGGGACGCCGCCCTCGACGCCTACCGCCAGGTCAGGGCCGCCCGCGAGCGCGTCCTCGGCCCCGGCCACCCGGACGCGCTGACCAGTCGCAACGACGAGGCGCACTGCCTCGAACAGCTGGGCAGGCCGGGGGAAGCCGTCGAGCTGTACCGGCAGGTGGCCACCCTCAAGGACGGCGGAGCGGCGGAAGTCTGA
- a CDS encoding sugar kinase: MVATYAIRPDAVCIGETMAQVTPLPGGRIDSRSELVLRPGGAESNVAMALSALGHRAAWASRVGADPLGELLVTEIAAAGVDTGLVARDPGRPTGVYFKDPAPSGSSVYYYRAGSAASAMDVSAAADVVAAAPRVVHLSGITPVLSEGCRRLVDHLLFDRPVPGAVMSFDVNHRPALWDAREAAEPLLRLARAADVVFVGLDEAARLWPVSDAAGVRELIGAPVCLVVKSGADEAVCFPGETRDGGAEAVVREPAPAVDVVEPVGAGDAFAAGWLAGLLRGFDHGARLRLGHLAAGAALESISDQGTLPDEAEICRRVGVTPERWRLGGVPAAEG, translated from the coding sequence ATGGTTGCGACATATGCAATACGCCCGGACGCGGTGTGCATCGGGGAGACGATGGCCCAGGTCACGCCGCTGCCGGGCGGCAGGATCGACAGCCGCTCCGAGCTGGTGCTGCGGCCCGGCGGCGCCGAGTCGAACGTCGCGATGGCCCTGTCCGCGCTCGGTCACCGCGCGGCCTGGGCGAGCCGCGTGGGCGCCGACCCGCTGGGCGAGCTGCTGGTCACGGAGATCGCCGCGGCGGGCGTCGACACCGGGCTCGTCGCGCGCGATCCGGGCCGGCCCACCGGTGTGTACTTCAAGGACCCCGCGCCCTCGGGCAGTTCGGTGTACTACTACCGGGCCGGGTCGGCCGCGTCCGCGATGGACGTGTCCGCCGCGGCGGACGTGGTGGCCGCCGCGCCGCGCGTCGTCCACCTCAGCGGGATCACGCCGGTGCTGTCCGAGGGCTGCCGCCGCCTCGTGGACCACCTGCTGTTCGACCGCCCTGTGCCCGGCGCCGTCATGAGTTTCGACGTCAACCACAGGCCCGCGCTGTGGGACGCGCGGGAGGCGGCCGAGCCCCTGCTGCGCCTGGCCAGGGCGGCCGACGTGGTCTTCGTCGGCCTCGACGAGGCGGCGCGGCTGTGGCCGGTGTCGGACGCGGCGGGGGTGCGCGAGCTGATCGGCGCCCCGGTGTGCCTGGTGGTCAAGAGCGGCGCGGACGAGGCCGTGTGCTTCCCCGGCGAGACCCGGGACGGCGGCGCCGAGGCGGTCGTGCGCGAGCCGGCCCCGGCCGTCGACGTGGTGGAACCGGTGGGCGCGGGGGACGCGTTCGCCGCCGGCTGGCTGGCCGGCCTGCTGCGCGGGTTCGACCACGGCGCGCGGCTGCGGCTCGGCCACCTGGCGGCCGGCGCCGCGCTCGAAAGCATCAGCGACCAGGGCACGCTTCCCGACGAGGCGGAGATCTGCCGCCGCGTCGGTGTGACGCCCGAGCGGTGGCGCCTGGGCGGCGTCCCGGCGGCGGAGGGCTGA
- a CDS encoding IclR family transcriptional regulator — translation MSQTVARALDIVGFVAERPRSLGETAALLGVHKSTALRLLRTLENAGFARRRPDGLYTAGFRVIALAQQVLDQLDIREIAHPHLVALAEACGHTVHLAALVDGEIVYLDKVDGSGPSRLRSRIGRPAVLHTAAVSKAILAHLEPQVRERLLAGADFARLTPATRTDPAALRAELAVIAERGWAEDDEEGEPYVNCLALPVRDATGRVLAAVSVTALSAVAPLPALRAVLPELRTAVARVSRELGGRAPGPGGAPDSAPDSDPGSDPGAEPQGRAPAGAAATTESTTTGGTSR, via the coding sequence GTGTCCCAGACCGTCGCGCGCGCCCTGGACATCGTCGGCTTCGTCGCGGAACGGCCGCGTTCGCTCGGCGAGACCGCGGCACTGCTCGGGGTCCACAAGTCGACGGCCCTGCGGCTGCTGCGCACCCTGGAGAACGCCGGTTTCGCCAGGCGCCGGCCGGACGGCCTGTACACCGCGGGCTTCCGCGTGATCGCCCTGGCGCAGCAGGTCCTCGACCAGCTCGACATCCGCGAGATCGCCCATCCCCACCTGGTGGCGCTCGCGGAGGCGTGCGGCCACACCGTCCACCTGGCGGCGCTGGTGGACGGCGAGATCGTCTATCTGGACAAGGTCGACGGCAGCGGCCCGTCGCGGCTGCGCTCGCGGATCGGCCGCCCCGCCGTGCTGCACACGGCCGCCGTGTCCAAGGCGATACTCGCCCACCTGGAGCCGCAGGTCAGGGAACGGCTGCTGGCCGGGGCCGACTTCGCGCGGCTGACACCGGCGACCCGCACCGACCCCGCGGCGCTGCGGGCGGAGCTGGCCGTGATCGCGGAACGGGGGTGGGCCGAGGACGACGAGGAGGGCGAGCCGTACGTCAACTGCCTCGCCCTGCCAGTGCGGGACGCGACCGGCAGGGTACTCGCCGCCGTCTCCGTGACCGCCCTGTCGGCGGTGGCGCCGCTGCCCGCGCTGCGCGCGGTGCTGCCGGAGTTGCGCACGGCCGTCGCGCGCGTCTCGCGCGAACTCGGCGGCCGGGCCCCGGGCCCCGGCGGCGCCCCCGACAGCGCCCCCGACAGCGACCCCGGCAGCGACCCCGGGGCCGAGCCGCAGGGGCGGGCCCCGGCGGGGGCCGCCGCCACGACCGAGAGCACGACCACTGGAGGAACATCCCGATGA
- a CDS encoding bifunctional 4-hydroxy-2-oxoglutarate aldolase/2-dehydro-3-deoxy-phosphogluconate aldolase — MTDFFARAFAAGPVMGIFRGYDVPRTVDTCARAWDLGIELVEVTVQDRAAMDSLRAAVAAGRERGRVVGAGTVTSVEQVAEVAEAGAAFTVAPGLLPEVAAACRERGLPHLPGVATATEVSRARALGLMWQKAFPAAQLGAGWIRALRGPFPDVSFVATGGLDAHTAGDFLSAGCRAVAVGSALDDPAQLPLLAELMKSSS, encoded by the coding sequence ATGACCGACTTCTTCGCACGCGCCTTCGCCGCGGGACCCGTGATGGGCATCTTCCGCGGCTACGACGTGCCGCGCACCGTCGACACCTGCGCACGGGCCTGGGACCTGGGCATCGAGCTGGTCGAGGTCACCGTGCAGGACCGGGCCGCGATGGACTCGCTGCGCGCCGCCGTGGCCGCGGGCCGCGAACGCGGCCGGGTGGTCGGCGCCGGCACGGTGACCTCGGTGGAGCAGGTCGCCGAGGTCGCCGAGGCGGGGGCGGCGTTCACCGTGGCGCCCGGGCTGCTGCCCGAGGTCGCCGCGGCCTGCCGGGAACGCGGACTGCCGCACCTGCCCGGCGTGGCCACGGCGACGGAGGTGTCGCGGGCGCGCGCGCTCGGCCTGATGTGGCAGAAGGCGTTCCCCGCCGCCCAGTTGGGCGCCGGATGGATCCGCGCCCTGCGGGGCCCTTTCCCCGACGTGTCGTTCGTGGCCACGGGAGGTCTTGACGCGCACACCGCGGGCGATTTCCTGTCCGCCGGCTGCCGGGCCGTCGCGGTCGGCTCCGCACTCGACGACCCGGCGCAGCTGCCGCTGCTCGCCGAGCTGATGAAGTCCTCTTCCTAG
- a CDS encoding SDR family NAD(P)-dependent oxidoreductase, translated as MSETVIESAEFSGLSAVVTGGASGIGLATATLLAGRGARVACLDLNPEVPAPLTGVRADVADDASVRAAIARVVAEFGGIDILVNNAGIGAQGTIEDNSDDEWRRVHEVNVLGIVRTTRVALPHLRRSSHAAIVNTCSIAATAGLPDRALYSATKGAVLALTRACAADLVREGIRVNCVNPGTVDTPWIGRLLDAAPDPAAERAALQARQPTGRLLAPEEVAAAIAHLAGPFSGGTTGTALAVDGGMSGLRVRPAPPA; from the coding sequence ATGAGCGAAACCGTCATCGAGAGCGCCGAGTTCAGCGGCCTGTCCGCAGTCGTCACCGGCGGTGCCTCCGGCATCGGCCTCGCCACCGCGACCCTGCTCGCGGGCCGCGGCGCCCGGGTCGCCTGCCTGGACCTGAATCCCGAGGTGCCCGCTCCGCTGACCGGCGTCCGCGCCGACGTGGCGGACGACGCGTCCGTCCGGGCGGCGATCGCCCGCGTCGTGGCGGAGTTCGGCGGCATCGACATCCTGGTGAACAACGCGGGCATCGGCGCGCAGGGCACCATCGAGGACAACTCCGACGACGAGTGGCGGCGCGTCCACGAGGTCAACGTCCTCGGCATCGTCCGCACCACGCGCGTCGCGCTGCCCCACCTGCGCCGTTCGTCGCACGCGGCGATCGTCAACACCTGCTCGATCGCGGCCACCGCGGGGCTGCCGGACCGTGCCCTGTACTCGGCGACCAAGGGCGCCGTGCTCGCCCTGACCCGGGCCTGCGCCGCCGACCTCGTCCGCGAGGGCATCCGGGTGAACTGCGTGAACCCGGGAACGGTCGACACCCCGTGGATCGGCCGCCTGCTGGACGCGGCGCCCGACCCGGCCGCGGAACGGGCCGCCCTCCAGGCGAGGCAGCCCACCGGGCGCCTCCTCGCCCCCGAGGAGGTCGCCGCGGCCATCGCCCACCTGGCCGGCCCGTTCTCCGGCGGCACCACGGGCACCGCGCTCGCGGTCGACGGCGGCATGTCGGGCCTGCGGGTCCGTCCCGCGCCGCCCGCCTGA
- a CDS encoding enolase C-terminal domain-like protein: protein MTESITAVDVVDVRFPTSRQLDGSDAMNPEPDYSATYVTLRTSDGAAGHGLAFTIGRGNEITTAAVRALEPLVTGLAVDDLLADLGAFSRRLTGDGQLRWLGPNKGVIHMAAGAVVNAAWDLYARRAGKPLWDLLAGLSPEQLVALVDFRYLRDALTPEEALDLLRAAEPGRAARRARLLAEGYPAYTTSPGWLGYTDDKLVRLAREAVAEGFTQIKLKVGADPEADLRRLRLAREALGPGVRIALDANQAWGAGEAVERLAPLAPWEPYWIEEPTSPDDILGHAAIRRAVAPVRVATGEHCHNQVMFKQLLQAEAIDVLQLDAARVAGVTENIAVLLLAAKFGVPVCPHAGGVGLCEMVQHLAMFDFVAVSGAMEDRVIEYVDHLHEHFTAPVTVRGGRYLAPTAPGNGAEMRAASIADHRFPEGPVWSAGPS, encoded by the coding sequence GTGACCGAGTCGATCACCGCCGTCGACGTGGTCGACGTGCGCTTCCCCACCTCTCGGCAGCTCGACGGCTCCGACGCGATGAACCCGGAACCCGACTACTCGGCCACCTACGTCACCCTGCGCACCTCCGACGGCGCGGCGGGCCACGGGCTCGCGTTCACCATCGGCCGCGGCAACGAGATCACCACGGCCGCGGTGCGCGCCCTGGAGCCGCTGGTGACCGGCCTGGCCGTGGACGACCTGCTGGCCGACCTCGGGGCGTTCTCGCGGCGCCTGACCGGCGACGGGCAACTGCGCTGGCTCGGCCCGAACAAGGGCGTCATCCACATGGCGGCAGGCGCGGTCGTCAACGCGGCCTGGGACCTGTACGCGCGGCGGGCAGGCAAGCCGCTGTGGGACCTGCTCGCAGGTCTCAGCCCGGAACAGCTCGTCGCCCTCGTCGACTTCCGCTACCTGCGGGACGCGCTCACGCCCGAGGAGGCTCTCGACCTGCTGCGCGCGGCGGAACCCGGCCGCGCGGCGCGCCGCGCCCGGCTGCTCGCCGAGGGGTACCCGGCCTACACCACGTCGCCCGGCTGGCTCGGCTACACCGACGACAAGCTCGTGCGCCTGGCCAGGGAGGCCGTCGCCGAGGGGTTCACCCAGATCAAGCTGAAGGTGGGCGCCGACCCGGAGGCGGACTTGCGCCGGCTGCGCCTGGCCCGCGAGGCCCTGGGCCCCGGAGTGCGCATCGCCCTGGACGCCAACCAGGCGTGGGGCGCGGGCGAGGCCGTCGAACGGCTCGCGCCGCTCGCGCCGTGGGAGCCGTACTGGATCGAGGAGCCCACCTCGCCCGACGACATCCTCGGGCACGCCGCGATCCGCCGCGCCGTCGCCCCGGTCAGGGTCGCCACCGGCGAGCACTGCCACAACCAGGTGATGTTCAAGCAACTGCTCCAGGCCGAGGCCATCGACGTGCTCCAACTGGACGCGGCCCGCGTCGCCGGAGTCACGGAGAACATCGCCGTCCTGCTGCTCGCCGCGAAGTTCGGCGTGCCGGTGTGCCCGCACGCCGGCGGCGTCGGGCTGTGCGAGATGGTGCAGCACCTGGCCATGTTCGACTTCGTCGCGGTCAGCGGCGCCATGGAGGACCGCGTCATCGAGTACGTCGACCACCTGCACGAGCACTTCACCGCGCCGGTCACGGTGCGCGGCGGTCGCTACCTGGCGCCGACCGCCCCCGGCAACGGCGCCGAGATGCGCGCCGCGTCGATCGCCGACCACCGTTTCCCCGAGGGACCCGTCTGGAGCGCTGGGCCGTCATGA
- a CDS encoding FadR/GntR family transcriptional regulator — protein MSLTDKAIARIRELIRSGELPPGAKLPPEQQLAAELGLSRNLMREAVKALVVARVLEIRRGDGTYVTSLEPHLLLDGVGAAVEMLRGPTLLQLTEVRRLFEPVATGLAATRIDAAQLAEVRGHLTAMRAARADAESLTEHDAAFHRAVLAATGNPTLVSLLDGISSRTLRARVWRGLVDEDAAALTVAEHETIYAALAAGDAALAEAAALVHVSGTERWLRDHLGAD, from the coding sequence GTGTCACTGACGGACAAGGCCATCGCCCGCATCAGGGAGCTGATCCGCTCAGGGGAGCTGCCGCCGGGCGCGAAACTGCCGCCGGAGCAGCAGCTCGCGGCCGAACTCGGGCTGTCCCGCAACCTGATGCGCGAGGCGGTCAAGGCCCTGGTCGTCGCGCGCGTGCTGGAGATCCGCCGGGGCGACGGCACCTACGTCACCAGCCTGGAGCCGCACCTGCTGCTCGACGGCGTCGGGGCGGCGGTGGAGATGCTGCGCGGCCCGACGCTGCTGCAACTGACCGAGGTCAGGCGGCTGTTCGAGCCCGTTGCCACCGGGCTCGCCGCCACCAGGATCGACGCCGCGCAGCTCGCCGAGGTGCGCGGGCACCTGACGGCGATGCGCGCCGCCCGGGCGGACGCGGAGTCGCTGACCGAGCACGACGCCGCCTTCCACCGCGCCGTGCTCGCCGCGACCGGGAACCCGACCCTGGTGTCCCTGCTCGACGGCATCTCCAGCAGAACGCTGCGCGCGCGGGTGTGGCGCGGCCTGGTGGACGAGGACGCCGCCGCGCTGACCGTCGCGGAACACGAGACCATCTACGCCGCCCTGGCCGCGGGGGACGCCGCGCTCGCCGAGGCCGCGGCCCTCGTGCACGTCAGCGGCACGGAACGCTGGCTGCGCGACCACCTCGGCGCGGACTGA
- a CDS encoding aldo/keto reductase translates to MIGATAELGRSGVRVGRIGLGTGPLGGLFSAVGDEQAAGALAAAWEAGIRFFDTAPHYGAGLAEERLGAFLAGRPREQAVVSTKVGRLLRAATAAEAAADAEGFAGAARRVRVRDYSAEGVRRSLMESLERSGLDAFDVVLIHDPDDHWEPAVREAYPALARLREEGVVRAIGAGMNQCAMLSRFVAETDVDCVLVAGRYSLLDREAAVDLLPRCAARGVGVLVGGVFNSGVLADPSPGAHFDYAPAPEQVLRRARLMAERCAAHGVPLPAAAIGFPLRHPAVTGVLIGARSADEVARNARDAAVEVPDALWAELDALDGSDEPGGRPAAGPGAGA, encoded by the coding sequence ATGATCGGCGCGACCGCGGAACTCGGCCGCTCGGGCGTCCGCGTCGGCCGGATCGGCCTCGGCACCGGGCCGCTGGGGGGACTGTTCTCGGCCGTCGGGGACGAGCAGGCGGCCGGCGCCCTCGCCGCGGCCTGGGAGGCGGGCATCCGGTTCTTCGACACGGCACCGCACTACGGCGCGGGTCTCGCGGAGGAACGGCTCGGGGCCTTCCTCGCCGGCCGGCCGCGGGAGCAGGCCGTGGTGTCGACCAAGGTCGGCCGGCTGCTGCGCGCCGCGACGGCTGCCGAGGCCGCGGCGGACGCCGAGGGCTTCGCCGGCGCGGCGCGACGGGTGCGGGTGCGCGACTACAGCGCGGAGGGCGTGCGCCGTTCGCTCATGGAGAGCCTGGAGCGCTCCGGCCTCGACGCCTTCGACGTGGTCCTGATCCACGACCCGGACGACCACTGGGAACCGGCCGTCCGCGAGGCGTACCCGGCGCTCGCCCGGCTGCGCGAGGAAGGCGTCGTCCGCGCGATCGGCGCGGGCATGAACCAGTGCGCCATGCTGTCCCGCTTCGTCGCGGAGACGGATGTCGACTGCGTGCTGGTCGCCGGCCGCTACTCGCTGCTCGACCGGGAGGCCGCCGTCGACCTGCTGCCGCGCTGCGCCGCCCGCGGGGTCGGCGTGCTGGTGGGCGGGGTCTTCAACAGCGGCGTGCTCGCCGACCCCTCGCCCGGCGCGCACTTCGACTACGCGCCCGCGCCCGAGCAGGTGCTGCGCCGGGCCCGGCTGATGGCCGAGCGGTGCGCGGCCCACGGGGTGCCGCTGCCGGCCGCGGCCATCGGCTTCCCCCTGCGGCACCCGGCGGTCACCGGCGTACTCATCGGCGCGCGGTCCGCCGACGAGGTCGCGCGCAACGCCCGGGACGCCGCCGTCGAGGTGCCCGACGCGCTGTGGGCCGAACTCGACGCGCTCGACGGCAGCGACGAGCCCGGCGGTCGCCCCGCCGCCGGCCCGGGGGCCGGCGCGTGA
- a CDS encoding amidohydrolase family protein has product MTPAGGPGPRPVRVDAHHHVWDLGRRPQPWLDTARTAAIHRTLLLEDLAGPAAAAGIDRTVLVQVLPDTGETAEFLALAAGDALVAGVVGWADLTLGPAVAEQLDRLRAGPGGHLLVGVRHLVQGEADPRWLCRPDVRAGLAAVAAAGLAYDLLVLPRQLPAAIETARALPELTFVLDHLAKPPIASGATEPWAGLITALAERPNVHAKLSGLVTEADWERWRVADLRPYADHALTAFGPRRLMFGSDWPVCLPAASYARVAETAGELLAGLGGTERAEVFGGTAERVYRLPPG; this is encoded by the coding sequence GTGACCCCGGCCGGCGGGCCCGGCCCCCGGCCGGTCCGGGTGGACGCGCACCACCACGTGTGGGACCTCGGACGCAGGCCGCAGCCGTGGCTCGACACGGCGCGCACCGCCGCGATCCACCGCACCCTGCTCCTGGAGGACCTGGCCGGCCCCGCCGCCGCGGCGGGCATCGACCGCACCGTGCTCGTCCAGGTGCTGCCCGACACCGGCGAGACGGCCGAGTTCCTGGCGCTCGCGGCCGGCGATGCCCTCGTCGCGGGGGTCGTCGGCTGGGCGGACCTGACCCTGGGCCCCGCCGTCGCGGAGCAGCTGGACCGGCTGCGCGCCGGTCCGGGCGGGCACCTGCTCGTCGGCGTCCGGCACCTGGTGCAGGGTGAGGCCGATCCGCGCTGGCTGTGCCGGCCCGACGTGCGGGCGGGACTGGCCGCCGTCGCCGCGGCGGGGCTCGCCTACGACCTGCTGGTCCTCCCCCGCCAGCTGCCCGCCGCCATCGAGACCGCCAGGGCGCTCCCGGAGCTGACGTTCGTGCTCGACCACCTGGCCAAGCCGCCGATCGCCTCCGGCGCGACCGAGCCGTGGGCCGGCCTGATCACGGCGCTCGCGGAGCGGCCGAACGTGCACGCCAAGCTCTCGGGCCTGGTCACCGAGGCGGACTGGGAACGCTGGCGGGTCGCGGACCTGCGCCCGTACGCGGACCACGCGCTGACCGCCTTCGGGCCGCGCCGGCTGATGTTCGGCTCGGACTGGCCGGTGTGCCTGCCCGCGGCGAGTTACGCGCGGGTCGCGGAGACGGCCGGGGAGCTCCTCGCGGGGCTCGGCGGCACCGAGCGCGCCGAGGTGTTCGGCGGCACCGCGGAACGCGTGTACCGGCTGCCGCCCGGCTGA
- a CDS encoding lactonase family protein, giving the protein MTVRLLCVGSYTAKDGVPGITVLREHADGALDRVSELALPDCSWLAWHPRLPVVYTVHERAEGAVSAVALRPDGSVDTVLGTVSTGGAEPCHLAVAPDARHLLVANYGSGSAAVVALDEHGAPTARTDLAEHSGTGPVEDRQEGPHAHMVTLGPEGGTVAVTDLGSDTLWSYTLTGEGRLERLAASRLPAGTGPRQLVRTGDPARAHVVAELAAGLLTVAEEAPGLFSVLASAPASRHAGGNLPAQFSLAADGRLGLLSNRGPDTIAVFDLTGAAPAAIAEHPLDAAWPRHFAVVGDRVHVAAQQADAVVTLRLDTGTGRLTETGRLRISAPACVAPGPAAG; this is encoded by the coding sequence ATGACGGTCCGACTTCTCTGCGTCGGTTCCTACACGGCAAAGGACGGTGTCCCCGGCATCACTGTCCTGCGTGAGCACGCCGACGGCGCCCTCGACCGGGTGAGCGAACTGGCGCTGCCGGACTGCTCGTGGCTGGCCTGGCACCCGAGGCTGCCGGTCGTCTACACGGTGCACGAGCGGGCCGAAGGGGCGGTCAGCGCGGTCGCGCTGCGCCCGGACGGCTCGGTGGACACGGTGCTCGGCACCGTGTCCACCGGCGGCGCCGAGCCGTGCCACCTCGCCGTCGCGCCGGACGCGCGCCACCTGCTCGTCGCCAACTACGGCTCGGGGAGCGCGGCCGTGGTCGCCCTCGACGAGCACGGCGCGCCGACGGCCCGCACCGACCTGGCCGAGCACAGCGGCACGGGCCCGGTCGAGGACCGCCAGGAGGGGCCGCACGCGCACATGGTCACCCTCGGGCCCGAGGGCGGCACGGTGGCCGTGACCGATCTGGGCAGCGACACCCTCTGGTCGTACACGCTGACCGGCGAGGGCCGGCTCGAACGGCTCGCGGCCAGCCGGCTGCCCGCGGGCACCGGCCCCAGGCAGCTGGTGCGCACGGGCGATCCGGCCCGCGCCCACGTCGTCGCTGAGCTGGCGGCCGGGCTGCTGACCGTGGCGGAGGAGGCGCCCGGCCTCTTCTCCGTGCTCGCCTCCGCCCCGGCCTCGCGGCACGCGGGCGGCAACCTGCCCGCCCAGTTCTCCCTCGCCGCGGACGGGCGCCTCGGGCTGCTGTCCAACCGGGGGCCGGACACGATCGCGGTGTTCGACCTGACGGGCGCCGCGCCGGCGGCCATCGCCGAGCACCCGCTCGACGCGGCCTGGCCGCGCCACTTCGCCGTCGTCGGGGACCGGGTCCACGTCGCGGCCCAGCAGGCGGACGCGGTCGTCACGTTGCGCCTGGACACGGGCACCGGGCGGCTGACCGAAACGGGTCGGCTGCGGATCTCCGCCCCGGCCTGCGTGGCCCCGGGCCCGGCCGCCGGGTAG